One genomic window of Oryzias melastigma strain HK-1 unplaced genomic scaffold, ASM292280v2 sc03836, whole genome shotgun sequence includes the following:
- the LOC112138337 gene encoding ATPase family AAA domain-containing protein 2-like, producing MAIDESVGFDSIGGLSGHISALKEMVIFPLLYPEVFDNFKIQPPRGCLFYGPPGTGKTLVARALANECSQGNRKVAFFMRKGADCLSKWVGESERQLRLLFEQVTIQ from the exons ATGGCCATCGACGAGTCT GTGGGGTTTGACAGCATCGGAGGTTTATCCGGTCACATCTCAGCTCTGAAAGAAATGGTCATCTTCCCTCTTCTGTACCCAGAAGTTTTCGACAACTTCAAGATTCAGCCTCCCAG AGGATGTCTGTTTTACGGCCCTCCCGGGACGGGGAAAACGCTGGTCGCCCGGGCGCTGGCCAACGAGTGCAGCCAGGGCAACAGGAAGGTGGCCTTCTTCATGAGGAAAGGAGCCGACTGCCTCAGCAAATGGGTCGGAGAGTCGGAGCGGCAGCTGCGGCTGCTCTTTGAACAGGTGACCATCCAGTAG